The segment GGGGGGCAGGTCCCACCCCCCGGACCGAGATTTGTTTGCCGACCTGTCTAGACAGGCCTGTCAGCTCCTGCCGACGGCCCTCGCGGCGAGCAGGTCGGCGAAAGGTTCCGCGTTGGCTGGCGACACGTCGAGGTAGAGGCCCGGCTCGATCAGCTCGAGCTCGCTCACCACCCACTCGCCGCCCCAGCGCAGCAGGTCGACGCGGAGATAGTCCATCGGCCGGCCGAAGCGCTCGGCCATCGCGTCGTACGCGCTCATCACCAGGTCGCCGACGTCACCGGTCTCGACGGCGCGCACCCGGCCGCCGAACTCCTCGTTGACGCGTACGTCGCCCTCGCCGGGCAGCTTGTCGAAGCGCTGGCCGAGCCGCCCGTCGAGGACGTAGACCGACGCCTCGCCGTGCGTGCGGATCGACTCGACGAGCGGCTGGACGACCCACGGCCCGTCGACCTCGGGGTAGTCGGCGTGGCTGCGGACGGGTCGACCCAGGCGGGGGTCGTCGGGGTCGGTGACCACGAGGAGCCCCGCTCCCCCGGCGCCGACGCGGGGCTTGACGACCGCGGTGCCGAAGTGGCGCACCGCGTCGGCCAGGCCGGCACGGTCGTCGGCGAGCAGCGTCGGCACCGCCGGCAGGTCGCCGAGCTCGGTGAGGTAGCGCTTGTCATGGTTCCAGGCGAAGACGTCGGCGCCGTTGAGCAGGCGGGCCTGGTCGAGCGACCTCGCCCACGAGAGGAACTCCCCGTGGCGGGTGACGTAGTCCCAGGTGGACCGCACCGCGACGAGGTCGGAAGCAGACCAGTCGACGGACGGGTCGTCCCAGCGGGCCCAGGCGAAATCGGTGCCGCGGGCGAGGAGGACGGCGTCGAGGGCGCCCGCGCCGGGCTCCCCCTGCGGCAGGTCACCGCTGGTGGCGAGCAGGACGCTCATGCGTCGTCGGAGCCGTCGGAGTCGTCGGGCAGCTCGGAGGCGCCGTAGAGCTCGTGCGCGACGTTGTCGCGGTTGGTGCCCTCCCGGTTGTCGCCCTTCTCGATGATGACGAGGTTGTGGTAGCAGTGCACGGCCCGCACCCACTGGTCGGTGTAGGTCGGCTCGTAGCCCTCGAGGAGGAACTCCTCGTGGTTGAGGCCGTCGACGAGGTCCTTGACCAGGTCCATCGACGTGCCCGGGGCGCGCGGGTCGAGCTGCCCGCCCCACGCCGGCCAGTAGGACGTCTGGGTGTCCTCGATGCAGTAGATGCCACCGTCGGGCAGCAGGGGGAACAGGATCCGGAAGGACTCGCGCACGTGGGCCGGGATGTGGCTGCCGTCGTCGATGACCACCAGCGGCGCACCCTGCTCGTCGATGATGCGCTCGAGGACCTCAGGGTCGGTCTGGTCACCGAGGTAGGTGTGGATGTGGCCCCGCGTGAGCCACGACTTGTCCTCGATGTCGAGCCCGACGATGCGCGCCTTGGGGAAGAACCAGCGCCACATCTTCATCGAGGCGCCGCTCTTGCGACGCTTCTTGTAGCCGCCGATCCCGAGCTCGAGCAGCGTGAAGGACTCCCCGCGCAGGTGCTGGAGGTGGCGCTCGTAGTGGGGGGTGTACTTGTGGACGCCCCACTTGTCGGTGCGGAACTCGATGGCCAGCTCGGTCAGGTTGCTGGCCAGCAACCGACGGCGGCGCTCAGCCTTCGGGTCGAGCGGCTCGGGCTCGGCCGGCACGGGCGATGCCTGCATCCGGCCGGCCTTCTTGGCAGCCTTCTTGACGGCCTGGCCGGCTCGTCGAGCAGTGGTGCGCACCCGGGAACCCTAGCCTGACCCACCCACGTCGGGTGCGTGGTGCCCGAACGGCACGTCGGCCACCACGCCGAGGGCCGCGAGCACCGACGGGAGCATCGCCTTCGCCGTGCGCTTGTAGCCGTGCGCGCTCGGGTGGAAGCGGTCGAGGCTGAACATCTCCTCGGGGTTGGTGATGAAGAACGGGCCCACCACGTGTGCCAGCGAGACCACCCGCGCACCGCGCGCCAGCGCCGCCTCCCGCTGGGCCTCCGCCAGCTGCCGCGAGGCACGCGAGCCGAGCGCGCGCAGGGGTTGCGGCACCGGGCGGAGCGCACCGAGGTCCGGGCAGGTGCCGACGACGACCTCCGCCCCGCGGGCCCGCAGGTCCTCGACA is part of the Nocardioides cavernae genome and harbors:
- a CDS encoding class I SAM-dependent methyltransferase is translated as MRTTARRAGQAVKKAAKKAGRMQASPVPAEPEPLDPKAERRRRLLASNLTELAIEFRTDKWGVHKYTPHYERHLQHLRGESFTLLELGIGGYKKRRKSGASMKMWRWFFPKARIVGLDIEDKSWLTRGHIHTYLGDQTDPEVLERIIDEQGAPLVVIDDGSHIPAHVRESFRILFPLLPDGGIYCIEDTQTSYWPAWGGQLDPRAPGTSMDLVKDLVDGLNHEEFLLEGYEPTYTDQWVRAVHCYHNLVIIEKGDNREGTNRDNVAHELYGASELPDDSDGSDDA
- a CDS encoding ATP-grasp domain-containing protein, producing MSVLLATSGDLPQGEPGAGALDAVLLARGTDFAWARWDDPSVDWSASDLVAVRSTWDYVTRHGEFLSWARSLDQARLLNGADVFAWNHDKRYLTELGDLPAVPTLLADDRAGLADAVRHFGTAVVKPRVGAGGAGLLVVTDPDDPRLGRPVRSHADYPEVDGPWVVQPLVESIRTHGEASVYVLDGRLGQRFDKLPGEGDVRVNEEFGGRVRAVETGDVGDLVMSAYDAMAERFGRPMDYLRVDLLRWGGEWVVSELELIEPGLYLDVSPANAEPFADLLAARAVGRS